In the Geobacter sp. FeAm09 genome, one interval contains:
- a CDS encoding DUF2845 domain-containing protein, producing the protein MKWTSIAVAAVFYFSVLQAYADNFSCPNDNIVSTGDKITTVEAKCDPPAFKTNDMSAPMHFNPEVNPCYKSGEPYAWLKKEPYVEWTYTEGSSLQHILVFYQGCLREVRTGGFVK; encoded by the coding sequence ATGAAATGGACAAGTATTGCTGTAGCCGCTGTTTTCTATTTCTCAGTCTTGCAGGCCTATGCCGACAACTTTAGCTGCCCCAACGACAATATTGTCTCGACCGGAGACAAAATCACCACCGTGGAAGCTAAATGCGATCCACCAGCTTTCAAAACTAATGACATGAGTGCCCCGATGCATTTTAATCCGGAAGTGAACCCTTGCTATAAAAGTGGTGAACCGTATGCCTGGCTGAAAAAGGAGCCATATGTAGAATGGACATACACTGAGGGCTCTTCACTGCAACATATTTTGGTATTTTATCAAGGATGTCTTAGAGAAGTCCGAACGGGTGGTTTTGTAAAATGA
- a CDS encoding cytochrome c3 family protein gives MNLLGSLLILLWPLAALPPVASFAAEPQEIVCIQCHGAMPGKIGEPVKLWKGSIHAENGIACNACHGGDPKDAANAMSPARGFLGAPKEAAIPAFCGRCHVGVLKDYLASAHGKALGKGGPTCVTCHSNHLVVKASLEIINEKRCSQCHSFERAKVIRGAMQETEAMIVAMDKRIAAYKGEGTDTEKLEKGLFAVRNRFHTLFHNVDVDMVKKESAGIQADLKKIQAQLTALDASRQKRKIAGAAVVSAMLLLALFAHLLRKTFD, from the coding sequence ATGAATCTGTTGGGAAGCCTGCTCATCCTGCTCTGGCCCCTGGCCGCCCTGCCGCCGGTGGCCTCCTTCGCTGCGGAACCGCAGGAGATCGTCTGCATCCAGTGCCACGGCGCCATGCCGGGCAAGATCGGCGAACCGGTCAAGCTCTGGAAGGGGAGCATCCATGCGGAAAACGGCATCGCCTGCAACGCCTGCCACGGCGGGGACCCCAAGGACGCGGCCAACGCCATGAGCCCGGCCCGGGGTTTCCTGGGCGCCCCCAAGGAGGCGGCCATCCCGGCCTTCTGCGGCCGCTGTCATGTGGGGGTGTTGAAGGACTATCTGGCCAGCGCCCACGGCAAGGCGTTGGGCAAGGGCGGACCGACCTGCGTCACCTGCCACAGCAATCATCTGGTGGTCAAGGCGTCCCTGGAGATCATCAACGAGAAGCGCTGCAGCCAGTGCCACAGCTTCGAGCGGGCCAAGGTGATCCGTGGCGCCATGCAGGAAACCGAGGCCATGATCGTCGCCATGGATAAGCGGATCGCGGCCTACAAGGGTGAAGGGACCGATACGGAGAAGCTGGAAAAGGGGCTGTTTGCCGTGCGCAACCGCTTCCACACCCTGTTCCACAACGTGGACGTGGACATGGTGAAGAAAGAGTCGGCCGGGATACAGGCGGACCTGAAGAAGATCCAGGCCCAGCTCACGGCCCTGGACGCATCGCGCCAGAAACGGAAGATCGCCGGGGCGGCTGTGGTTTCGGCCATGCTGCTGTTGGCGTTGTTCGCCCATTTGCTGAGGAAGACGTTTGATTAG
- a CDS encoding cytochrome bc complex cytochrome b subunit, whose amino-acid sequence MALFKRLTDWIDVRIGAREIVAKELTGYLLPRNINAWYSMGSILLFIFAMQVVTGILLLIYYVPDADKAFKSVAFIMNQVPFGWLIRACHAIGSNMMVLVLLLHMLSVLFMNSYKSPRELNWVTGFILFTLVQGISLTGYLLPWSQLSFWATTVATNSVSAIPVVGQYLVEFLRGGKLVGPPTLGRFFALHVALIPLGIAAVAGAHLFLLQRTGVSTPPFGRQETANQWQGDGYRYESHPGGIPFFPNYALEDLRSIFIYLACFLAVVFFAPNLFFTSDSFLPANPLQTPAHIKPEWYFLANYQTLKIFPSEFIGLAVQGAAMTFLALLPFIDRSKERHPLKRPLFMVCAVGGILLWIGLGIWGHYS is encoded by the coding sequence ATGGCTCTCTTCAAACGGCTTACGGACTGGATCGACGTGCGCATCGGCGCCCGGGAGATCGTGGCGAAGGAACTGACCGGCTATCTCCTGCCCCGCAACATCAACGCCTGGTACTCCATGGGGAGCATCCTGCTCTTCATCTTCGCCATGCAGGTGGTCACCGGCATCCTGCTGTTGATCTACTATGTGCCGGACGCGGACAAGGCGTTCAAAAGCGTGGCCTTCATCATGAACCAGGTCCCCTTCGGCTGGCTCATCCGCGCGTGCCACGCCATCGGCTCCAACATGATGGTGCTGGTGCTCCTGCTGCACATGCTCTCCGTGCTCTTCATGAACAGCTACAAGAGCCCGCGGGAACTGAACTGGGTCACCGGCTTCATCCTGTTCACCCTGGTCCAGGGCATCTCTCTGACCGGCTACCTGCTCCCCTGGAGCCAGCTCTCCTTCTGGGCCACCACCGTGGCCACCAACAGCGTCAGCGCCATCCCGGTGGTGGGGCAGTACCTGGTGGAGTTCCTGCGGGGGGGCAAACTGGTCGGCCCGCCGACCCTGGGGCGTTTCTTCGCCCTGCACGTGGCCCTTATCCCCCTGGGGATCGCGGCCGTGGCGGGCGCCCACCTGTTCCTCCTGCAACGCACCGGCGTCTCCACCCCTCCCTTCGGCCGGCAGGAGACCGCCAACCAATGGCAGGGGGACGGCTACCGCTACGAGAGCCATCCGGGGGGCATCCCCTTCTTCCCCAACTATGCGCTGGAAGACCTGCGCTCCATCTTCATCTACCTGGCCTGCTTCCTGGCGGTGGTGTTCTTCGCCCCCAACCTGTTCTTCACCAGTGATTCCTTTCTCCCGGCCAACCCGCTCCAGACCCCGGCCCACATCAAGCCGGAATGGTACTTCCTGGCCAACTACCAGACCCTGAAGATCTTCCCCAGCGAGTTCATCGGCCTCGCGGTGCAGGGGGCCGCCATGACCTTCCTGGCCCTGCTCCCCTTCATCGACAGAAGCAAGGAGCGCCACCCCCTGAAACGCCCCCTGTTCATGGTCTGCGCCGTAGGGGGAATCCTGCTCTGGATCGGACTCGGCATCTGGGGGCACTACTCATGA
- a CDS encoding ubiquinol-cytochrome c reductase iron-sulfur subunit, with protein sequence MERNGRRTFLGVCLGGLAAAVAAVTAWPVYRYLAPRSTGATAARVDIPEKDVPEGEARFFEFNGASAVVVRKRGGGLIALSAVCTHLGCIVQWEKDKQDFLCPCHGGHYSPEGAVTAGPPPKPLTKLPFSVANGTITVG encoded by the coding sequence ATGGAACGTAACGGCAGGAGAACCTTCCTGGGAGTCTGCCTGGGCGGCCTGGCGGCGGCAGTTGCCGCCGTGACCGCCTGGCCGGTGTACCGCTACCTGGCGCCCCGCTCCACCGGGGCCACGGCCGCCAGGGTCGATATCCCGGAAAAGGATGTCCCGGAAGGGGAGGCCAGGTTCTTCGAATTCAACGGCGCATCGGCGGTCGTGGTGCGGAAACGGGGGGGCGGCCTGATCGCCCTCTCCGCCGTCTGCACCCACCTGGGATGCATCGTGCAGTGGGAGAAGGACAAGCAGGACTTCCTCTGTCCCTGCCACGGCGGCCACTATAGCCCCGAGGGGGCGGTCACCGCCGGCCCCCCGCCCAAACCGCTCACAAAACTTCCCTTTAGCGTGGCCAACGGCACCATCACCGTCGGCTGA
- a CDS encoding MarR family winged helix-turn-helix transcriptional regulator — protein sequence MVKTVKVAEIINNIRRVFQVFNDYSKKAKRETGLTGPQLWAIKMIAENAPVKVSDLARLMFVQPATVVGILDRLEKKGLAERTRSREDRRVVTIELTQAGKDLVEQAPEVVQGHLVKGLETLSAHKLLLIEDGMEQLVKILGAQEIPPRLILAREEELPQAKKEHKS from the coding sequence ATGGTCAAGACGGTCAAAGTGGCAGAGATCATTAATAATATTCGCAGGGTATTCCAGGTTTTCAACGACTACTCCAAGAAGGCCAAGCGGGAAACCGGCCTGACCGGGCCCCAGCTCTGGGCGATCAAGATGATTGCCGAGAACGCGCCGGTCAAGGTGTCGGACCTGGCGCGGCTGATGTTCGTTCAACCGGCCACCGTGGTGGGCATTCTCGACCGCCTTGAAAAAAAGGGGCTGGCAGAGCGGACCCGCTCGCGGGAAGACCGCCGGGTGGTGACCATCGAGTTGACCCAGGCCGGCAAGGACCTGGTGGAACAGGCCCCGGAGGTCGTCCAAGGGCATCTGGTCAAGGGGCTGGAAACCCTGTCGGCTCACAAGCTCCTGCTCATCGAAGACGGCATGGAGCAACTGGTGAAGATCCTGGGAGCACAGGAGATTCCCCCCAGGCTGATCCTGGCGCGGGAGGAGGAACTGCCCCAGGCGAAAAAGGAACACAAAAGCTGA
- a CDS encoding dicarboxylate/amino acid:cation symporter → MKGKRIYQHLYFQVLAAIAAGVLLGYYYPESGVAMKPFGDGFIKLIKMIITPVIFCTVVTGIAGMEDMKKVGRVGVKALFYFEIVTTVALVIGLVIVSVIQPGAGFNADVSKIDTKALTAFTTQAHSASTADFLMNIIPTSVVDAFAKGDILQVLLFAILFGFALSALGERGKVVCKLVEQISHILFGIVGIIMRLAPLGAFGAMAFTIGKFGVGSLSKLGMLMGSFYLTCIVFIFLVLGTIAKATGFNIFKFIRYVSEEILIVLGTSSSESALPRMMAKLENLGCRKSVVGLVIPTGYSFNLDGTSIYLTMAALFVAQATNTHLTMTQTLTMLAILLLTSKGAAGVTGSGFVTLAATFAAIPTIPVAGLALILGIDRFMSEARAITNLIGNGVATVVVSKWENELDVERLHCVLNREACPEADEDALAEEDASFLEQVPVKE, encoded by the coding sequence ATGAAAGGGAAGAGGATTTACCAGCATCTTTATTTTCAGGTTCTGGCGGCGATTGCCGCTGGCGTGCTGCTCGGCTACTACTACCCGGAAAGCGGCGTGGCCATGAAGCCCTTCGGCGACGGGTTCATCAAGCTGATCAAGATGATCATCACCCCGGTGATCTTCTGTACGGTCGTCACCGGCATCGCCGGCATGGAGGACATGAAGAAGGTCGGCAGGGTCGGGGTCAAGGCGCTCTTCTATTTTGAGATCGTCACCACGGTGGCCCTGGTCATCGGCCTGGTCATCGTCAGCGTGATCCAGCCGGGGGCTGGCTTCAACGCCGACGTCAGCAAGATCGACACCAAGGCCCTGACCGCCTTCACCACCCAGGCCCACTCGGCCTCTACCGCGGATTTCCTCATGAACATCATCCCCACGAGCGTGGTGGACGCCTTTGCCAAGGGTGACATCCTGCAGGTGCTCCTCTTCGCCATCCTCTTCGGCTTTGCCCTTTCGGCCCTGGGCGAGCGGGGCAAGGTGGTGTGCAAGCTCGTGGAGCAGATATCCCATATCCTGTTCGGCATCGTGGGCATCATCATGAGGCTCGCCCCCCTGGGCGCCTTCGGCGCCATGGCATTCACCATCGGCAAATTCGGGGTCGGCTCCCTCTCCAAGCTGGGGATGCTCATGGGGAGCTTCTACCTCACCTGCATCGTCTTCATCTTCCTGGTCCTCGGCACCATCGCCAAGGCCACCGGTTTCAACATCTTCAAGTTCATCCGCTACGTCAGCGAGGAGATTCTCATCGTACTCGGCACGTCGTCGTCCGAATCGGCGCTGCCGCGCATGATGGCCAAGCTGGAGAACCTGGGGTGCCGGAAATCGGTGGTGGGGCTCGTCATCCCCACCGGCTACTCCTTCAACCTGGACGGCACCTCCATCTATCTGACCATGGCGGCCCTGTTCGTGGCCCAGGCCACCAATACCCACCTGACCATGACCCAGACCCTGACCATGCTCGCCATCCTCCTCTTGACCTCCAAGGGGGCTGCCGGGGTTACGGGGAGCGGTTTCGTGACCCTGGCGGCCACCTTTGCCGCCATCCCCACCATTCCGGTGGCCGGCCTGGCCCTGATACTGGGGATCGACCGCTTCATGTCCGAGGCGCGCGCCATCACCAACCTCATCGGCAACGGCGTCGCCACCGTGGTGGTTTCCAAGTGGGAGAACGAACTGGACGTGGAACGGCTGCACTGCGTCCTGAACCGGGAGGCGTGCCCGGAGGCCGACGAGGACGCCCTTGCGGAGGAGGATGCATCTTTTCTTGAGCAGGTGCCGGTTAAAGAGTAA
- a CDS encoding acetate kinase, with the protein MNILTLSCRTHSIKYHLFTWGGGALLAAGDVKRVGLGGTSISLKVPGREEETRKVEFVDHRGAVSQILAILNDARHGVREQAAQIGAVGHRVAHGGEKFNRSMVIDDQVLDAIRDLQQLAPLHNAANIAGIEAAREFLPRIPHVAIFDTAFHVTMPDYAYIYPLPYEWYKKFGIRRYGFHGPSHIYLSRRAAGLLGKPADACNLITIHIEKGVSLCAIKNGRSIDTSMGLTPLEGAVMETRSGDFDAGITPFIMQQLNLSAREMESILNQKSGMLGITGLNKDRRYILEAASTGHARCRLALEMEAYRLKKYIGAYLAAVGPLDAVVFTTGAGAEEWFARELTLAGLECFGILPDPERNRAARPEREEALITTDASPVKVFVMSTDEELVFAQDVTAILAGEYSDHLHYDYSFTRPDFVPVRPAA; encoded by the coding sequence ATGAATATTCTGACCCTGAGTTGCCGGACCCATTCCATAAAATACCATCTCTTCACCTGGGGGGGCGGGGCGCTCCTCGCGGCGGGGGACGTGAAGCGGGTCGGGCTTGGCGGAACCTCCATCAGCCTGAAGGTGCCGGGCCGGGAGGAGGAGACCCGGAAGGTGGAGTTTGTGGATCACCGGGGGGCCGTGTCCCAGATCCTGGCCATTCTGAACGATGCCCGGCACGGCGTCAGGGAGCAGGCGGCGCAGATCGGGGCTGTGGGCCACCGGGTGGCCCACGGCGGGGAAAAGTTCAATCGTTCCATGGTGATCGACGACCAGGTGCTGGACGCCATCCGGGATCTCCAGCAATTGGCGCCGCTGCACAATGCGGCCAACATCGCCGGCATCGAGGCCGCCAGGGAGTTCCTGCCCCGTATCCCCCACGTGGCCATCTTCGACACCGCCTTCCACGTCACCATGCCGGATTACGCCTACATCTATCCCCTGCCCTACGAATGGTACAAAAAATTCGGCATCAGGCGCTACGGCTTCCACGGGCCGTCCCACATCTATCTTTCCCGGCGGGCCGCCGGGCTTCTGGGCAAGCCGGCCGACGCCTGCAACCTGATCACCATCCATATCGAGAAGGGCGTGTCCCTGTGCGCCATCAAAAACGGCAGGTCCATCGATACCAGCATGGGGCTCACCCCCCTGGAGGGGGCGGTCATGGAGACGCGCAGCGGCGATTTCGATGCCGGCATCACCCCTTTCATCATGCAGCAGCTGAATCTCTCGGCGCGGGAGATGGAGAGCATCCTCAACCAGAAGAGCGGGATGTTGGGCATCACCGGGTTGAACAAGGACCGGCGGTATATCCTGGAGGCCGCCTCCACCGGCCACGCCCGCTGCCGGCTGGCCCTGGAGATGGAGGCCTACCGCCTCAAGAAGTATATCGGCGCCTACCTGGCCGCCGTGGGGCCGCTGGATGCCGTGGTTTTCACCACCGGCGCGGGCGCGGAGGAGTGGTTCGCCCGGGAGCTGACCCTGGCGGGGCTGGAATGCTTCGGCATTCTCCCCGACCCGGAGAGAAACCGCGCCGCCCGCCCGGAGCGGGAGGAGGCGCTCATCACCACCGACGCATCGCCGGTCAAGGTCTTCGTCATGTCCACCGATGAAGAGTTGGTCTTTGCCCAGGACGTGACCGCCATCCTTGCCGGGGAATACAGCGACCACCTGCACTACGACTATTCCTTCACCCGCCCCGATTTCGTCCCCGTCCGGCCCGCGGCATAG
- a CDS encoding sigma-54 dependent transcriptional regulator produces the protein MSNVLIIDNDDGTGSSLCRAVTGLGHDASWRKSLREGVPLAVSRPFDVVFLDIHLPDGNGLDLLPVIQAAPSSPEIIIMTGADEPDAAETVIRSGAWDYVTKGAPPEEIRLPLVRAIQYRQEKLFCSRKNVTALKRDGIVGSSRKLTACLDLVAQAAVNDTTVMITGETGTGKELFARAIHHNSGRAGGNFVVVDCAALPDTLVESLLFGHEKGAFTGAEHGRDGLIRQAHGGTLFLDEVGELSVSVQRAFLRVLQEHRFRPLGGSGEVESDFRLVSATNRDLDALVQGGQFRSDLLFRLRSFTIEIPPLRDRLDDVKELVRYHMDRLCERYGLAHKGFAPEFLQSLGAYAWPGNVRELINTLDRVIASARYEPTLFPKHLPSDIRIQAARAAGGHVRQGDASPAPVRGLPPLHDFRDEAAHRAENNYLHELIAITGGNITEACRISGLSPSRLYALMKNHHIHRRYFDPDAETE, from the coding sequence ATGTCGAACGTTCTGATCATCGACAACGACGACGGGACCGGCTCTTCGCTCTGCCGGGCGGTGACCGGCCTGGGACACGACGCCTCCTGGAGGAAGAGCCTGCGGGAAGGGGTGCCGCTGGCCGTCTCCCGCCCCTTCGACGTGGTGTTCCTCGACATCCACCTGCCCGACGGCAACGGGCTCGACCTGCTGCCGGTCATCCAGGCGGCCCCCTCCAGCCCGGAGATCATCATCATGACCGGGGCGGACGAGCCGGACGCCGCCGAAACGGTCATCAGGAGCGGGGCCTGGGATTACGTGACAAAGGGGGCGCCCCCGGAGGAGATCAGGCTGCCGCTGGTCCGGGCGATCCAGTACCGTCAGGAGAAGCTCTTTTGCTCCCGGAAGAACGTGACCGCCCTGAAGCGGGACGGCATCGTGGGGAGCAGCCGGAAGCTGACCGCCTGCCTCGATCTGGTCGCCCAGGCGGCGGTGAACGACACCACCGTCATGATCACGGGCGAAACCGGCACCGGCAAGGAGCTTTTTGCCCGGGCCATCCACCACAACAGCGGTCGGGCGGGGGGCAATTTCGTGGTGGTGGACTGCGCCGCCCTTCCGGACACCCTGGTGGAAAGCCTCCTGTTCGGCCACGAGAAAGGGGCCTTCACCGGCGCGGAACACGGCCGCGACGGCCTGATCCGCCAGGCCCACGGCGGCACCCTGTTCCTGGACGAGGTGGGGGAGCTTTCCGTCTCCGTGCAGCGGGCTTTCCTGCGGGTGCTCCAGGAGCACCGTTTCCGTCCCCTGGGGGGGAGCGGGGAGGTGGAGAGCGATTTCCGGCTCGTGTCCGCCACCAACCGGGACCTGGACGCCCTGGTGCAGGGAGGGCAATTCCGCAGCGACCTCCTCTTCCGGCTCCGCTCCTTCACCATCGAGATCCCGCCGCTCAGGGACCGGCTCGACGACGTCAAGGAACTGGTGCGCTACCACATGGACCGGCTATGCGAGCGCTACGGCCTGGCCCATAAGGGGTTCGCCCCCGAGTTTCTCCAGAGCCTGGGCGCTTACGCCTGGCCCGGCAATGTACGGGAGCTGATCAACACCCTGGACCGGGTCATCGCCTCGGCGCGCTACGAACCGACCCTCTTTCCCAAGCATCTTCCCAGCGACATCCGCATCCAGGCGGCGCGGGCCGCCGGCGGCCATGTCCGGCAGGGCGACGCCTCCCCGGCTCCCGTGCGCGGACTCCCGCCGCTGCACGATTTCCGGGATGAGGCGGCGCACCGGGCCGAAAACAACTACCTCCATGAACTGATCGCCATCACCGGGGGGAACATCACCGAGGCCTGCCGCATCTCCGGGCTCTCCCCGTCGCGCCTCTACGCCCTGATGAAGAACCACCATATCCACCGCCGCTATTTCGATCCCGATGCCGAGACCGAATGA
- a CDS encoding cytochrome b/b6 domain-containing protein yields the protein MGTNGRGLARGCFLAVLATLFFGHAAFGARDNGECLECHGEQSIIRQGGARLYIDPLQYADTSHKVVGCTSCHDAVTDRHPDDGTKPSRATCTECHGAVAREYAQSLHGKNATCADCHDPHRARKSAYVSGVEINAVCSRCHLPPATLKSHEKWLPQTGLHLDSLPCITCHTGSKGYYINLFVEKGDPKGGFRLATYDDLARLTGENGPASLIDTNGDNYISLQELRRFNKKARDDGMRLRGMMMPEVVTHSYQILDNRWDCTFCHVSGTRALQTGFVSFPGKSGAYSRVAVEKGAVLDVLYGTPDFYMTGATRSKAFSIIGGLIIACGIVIPLGHGFIRFLTRRKREHGHDPAAHEVIVYLQPTPVRIWHWIHALSIVTLCVTGVQIRFPEAVNLFGSYRAAVTLHNVAGVVVALSMVYWVLYYVVISHAIGRIYFPTGDEVKHGLIRQAVFYAFNYFRGKPNPFHATPENKFNALQKMAYLVIMLVFMPLVIVTGFLLLDIRPLRDMLFLLGGIKLIDGLHFFTACCLCAFTFFHFYLTTLGPTPFSEIRTMWTGWEKEEEAEEGGAPTPE from the coding sequence ATGGGAACCAACGGCAGAGGTCTGGCGCGGGGGTGTTTCCTGGCGGTACTGGCGACGCTGTTTTTCGGGCACGCCGCCTTCGGCGCGCGGGACAACGGGGAGTGCCTCGAATGTCACGGCGAGCAGTCCATCATCCGGCAGGGGGGCGCGCGCCTCTATATCGACCCGCTGCAATACGCCGACACCAGCCATAAGGTCGTGGGCTGCACCTCGTGCCACGATGCGGTGACCGACCGGCATCCCGACGATGGGACCAAGCCGTCCCGCGCCACCTGCACGGAGTGCCACGGCGCGGTCGCCAGGGAGTATGCCCAAAGCCTGCACGGTAAGAACGCCACCTGCGCCGACTGCCACGACCCGCACCGGGCAAGGAAATCGGCCTATGTGTCGGGGGTGGAGATCAACGCCGTCTGCTCCCGCTGTCACCTGCCTCCGGCAACCCTGAAAAGCCATGAAAAATGGCTCCCCCAGACCGGGCTCCACCTGGACAGCCTGCCCTGCATCACCTGCCACACCGGGTCCAAGGGGTATTACATCAATCTGTTTGTGGAAAAGGGGGACCCCAAGGGCGGGTTCCGCCTGGCCACCTACGACGACCTGGCGCGGCTGACCGGCGAGAACGGCCCCGCCTCCCTGATCGATACCAACGGCGACAATTACATCTCGCTGCAGGAGCTGCGGCGATTCAACAAAAAGGCCCGGGACGACGGGATGCGCCTGCGGGGCATGATGATGCCCGAGGTGGTGACCCACAGCTACCAGATCCTGGACAATCGCTGGGATTGCACCTTCTGCCACGTCTCCGGGACCCGGGCCCTCCAGACCGGCTTCGTCTCCTTCCCCGGCAAGAGCGGGGCCTACAGCCGGGTGGCCGTGGAAAAGGGGGCGGTCCTGGACGTTCTCTACGGCACCCCGGATTTCTACATGACCGGCGCCACCCGTAGCAAAGCGTTCAGCATCATCGGCGGCCTCATCATCGCCTGCGGCATCGTCATCCCCCTGGGCCACGGGTTCATCCGCTTCCTGACCCGCAGGAAGCGGGAGCACGGACACGACCCGGCCGCCCACGAGGTGATCGTCTACCTGCAGCCGACCCCGGTCAGGATCTGGCACTGGATTCATGCTCTCAGCATCGTCACCCTCTGCGTCACCGGGGTCCAGATCCGTTTCCCCGAGGCGGTCAACCTGTTCGGCAGCTACCGGGCAGCGGTGACGCTGCACAACGTGGCCGGGGTCGTGGTGGCGCTCTCCATGGTGTACTGGGTCCTCTATTACGTGGTCATCTCCCATGCCATCGGCAGGATCTACTTCCCCACCGGGGACGAGGTGAAGCACGGACTCATCCGGCAGGCGGTCTTCTATGCCTTCAACTACTTCCGCGGCAAGCCGAACCCCTTCCACGCCACCCCGGAGAACAAGTTCAACGCGCTCCAGAAGATGGCCTACCTGGTGATCATGCTCGTCTTCATGCCGCTGGTGATCGTCACCGGCTTCCTGCTGCTGGATATCCGGCCCCTGCGGGACATGCTGTTCCTCTTGGGGGGGATCAAGCTGATCGACGGGCTGCACTTCTTCACCGCCTGCTGCCTGTGCGCCTTTACCTTCTTCCATTTCTATCTGACGACCCTTGGTCCCACCCCATTCTCCGAGATCAGGACCATGTGGACCGGGTGGGAGAAGGAGGAGGAAGCGGAGGAGGGCGGGGCGCCAACGCCCGAGTGA
- a CDS encoding 4Fe-4S dicluster domain-containing protein: protein MGTTSRRQFLKLLGATGAGLLTGRPCAAREGRSVNNDELGMLYDATRCVGCKACMAACKRVNRDSGGLAYERAPFDQDKLWDAPADLSGNTRTLIKLYKGLQNRWSYIKYSCMHCQEPSCVSVCPVSAMTKDEATGIVDYDKNKCIGCRYCQIACPFSIPRFQWERKAPGSSSATCAAAPTCGARGCRPAPRSARPGP, encoded by the coding sequence ATGGGAACGACCAGCAGGAGACAGTTTCTCAAACTGCTCGGGGCGACCGGCGCCGGGCTTCTGACCGGCCGGCCGTGTGCCGCCCGGGAGGGGCGGAGTGTCAACAACGACGAGTTGGGCATGCTCTACGACGCCACGCGCTGTGTGGGGTGCAAGGCGTGCATGGCGGCCTGCAAGCGGGTCAACCGCGATTCCGGCGGCCTCGCCTACGAACGGGCCCCCTTCGATCAGGACAAGCTGTGGGACGCGCCGGCCGACCTCTCGGGCAACACCCGGACCCTGATCAAGCTGTACAAAGGGCTGCAAAACCGCTGGTCGTACATAAAATATTCCTGCATGCACTGCCAGGAGCCTTCCTGCGTATCGGTCTGCCCGGTGAGCGCCATGACCAAGGACGAGGCGACCGGCATCGTGGATTACGACAAGAACAAATGCATCGGCTGCCGTTACTGCCAGATCGCCTGTCCTTTCAGCATCCCCCGCTTCCAGTGGGAGCGGAAGGCCCCCGGATCGTCAAGTGCGACCTGTGCCGCAGCACCAACCTGCGGGGCAAGGGGGTGCCGGCCTGCGCCGAGGTCTGCCCGACCGGGGCCATAG